TCATGGAAACATGTCTTTTTCTCTCAAAATGATTTCACCTAATCGAAAATCGATCACCAAGCTGTACTTTGTTTGCGTTGATGGAATTTTTGATTCGATTTCTTATGCCTCTATAAACAACCAACGCGATCAGATTGAACGTCCAATTCCACCACCATCTGGCAGAAAGGTTAAATTGAGGAgtgaaaaagtagaaaaaaaaacatcctttccagacgccacttgaacgaaaatatttgcatacacTTGAGCCAGCCGATGGATGGATTTTGCAAATTTCTATTTCCAGAGATGCATAATGCTCTCTCAGCACAAGTCGACCAGTTTGGCTGGAATGTGTCTAAAGTCGCCGTGATTAGCAGAGCAATTTTCGCTACCCAAATTATAGTCCGCACTGCCTTAACCTTGAACTGAGCGGAACGGAACGGATGGTAACCGAATGGTCGTCGTAAAATGTGAAACTATCTCAAGAACAATAACTTCCAGTTAGTAACGACGAGGTTGGCCGAGGGTTACATTTGCCTTTTCGATAAACCATGATCACGCTGACAAGCAAGATCCAAGATCAGCTATTAAAAGCAAATTTATAGCGACATTCACTGATCATTGGAAAGCGATCGTGCAATTTCGTGCAGTGTTTCCCTGCTCACTCTCACTTGCGTACCGGGCATTTTGGGAATCTGCTGgcaggatttatttttattactataATCATTGCTAGCGTAGATCGAAGATCAACGTCTTCGGGATCGCCCACACCCTCTTCCGGTGTGCGTTTGGGCATTGTGTGCATGTTTGTGTAAGAAAACTCGCGACCACGATCGAAATGACGCGAGCAGTTTGGGACGGTAGCAATATTTATATTGACGTCAAACGtatcttcccttttttgctgtgAATGGGAATGGGTAAAAAAGTACCGAAAGGAAATAGAAGCTAATAAGAGaaacaagaaaggaaaacattatgATCCCTACTTGAATGATCTAGCAAAGATCTTTCGGAGCAGCGTTCGAGCACGTACCGGCACGCATGTTGATcgggatgagtttttttttaaatataaaaaccaaTCCCTACCATATGTCACCCGTTTCGTAGCTCAGCTACTCTTCATTGGTAATTCTACCCACAAACGACCGATCTTAACATATTGGCACACCCCTATAAccaaaggcaaaacaaaactcctccGCAAAACTTCACTAAACCACTTCAAACCTGACCCACGTCATGCCCTGAAGGGGGGGGAATGTAATGGAGCAGTGAAAACTTCACCACCCTTCTTTACCACACACCTACGCCCTCCATTTTGCGCACCACGAAGTCAAACATGGTTGAGAAAATCCGCAAACCCCGTGCGGACATGATTACGTTACGGCGCCTGGGAAAATGGGAcgatggagggaaaaaaaacaaacagagtcCGAGTCAGTGAGGATGGGTGAGATCCTTTTTGGAGAAATGTTGGAAATTAACCGATGGGACCCGGTGGGGTGGTTTTCAATGCGTACACACTTGCACTTGGTGGCCTTCGGAAGACCCGGCCCGGTACGAACACAGTCAGTCGGTAGTGACAGTCGACCGTCGGCGGATCTATCTTCCAACGGTCCCTGGTGGGAATATTCGATACATATGCTCTGTGCCGCATATTGCAGACTGCTCAGAAATTCTCTTCATTTCCGGTGGGATTATTGTGTCCCAGaaacgtgtgtgtgcgcgtgctTGTGTTTAAAGTGTCAGAATGTGTATCTATTGTGATGAGTAGCAAATAATAAGACAAAATCTAATTGGGAAACGTGATCGTGTAAAACAATTTCCTAACCGAACTGATCGTAAGCAAATGTGACATATGCTTTTATTCCCAGTCTCGTGAAACGGATGcttacaaatttttttttttaatttaatctaaAGAAGAGAATATAAACAACCGAGACATACCGGTGACAATCGTCTGGTAGATGCTGTTTAGACATCCCATCCTGAACTCATTAAATTTTGAGAAGATATTCACCTTCTAGCACAAAAAACATACCGCTCTCATCGTGCAGTTTgtcccatatttctactgtACTACGAGCTGGCACGTGCCCAAAACCCATCCTACACCTTGTTCTGTCGTGCGATTTTGTGGGTTGATTTCTTTTTGCAGCTAATTATTACTGCCATTGCGTTAGGGTTTTAGATTGTGGTGAGAGGAAACAGTCGCTaactttttttacgattttataAATACGACACAACTGTAGAACAAGTGTGAACCGGTAACCGTACATAAACGTTTGGTAAATTATGTTACGAACGATTCATTTATGCcgcaccatgcgtctccattgaagaatgattttttgtgaTAGTTTTGATACGTTTTTCCTGTCTTCATTTGGAAGGTAATTAAATGTGTCGTAAAAAATTCTCACAACCATTACAACATCGCTCAACTGGTGAGTGTAACATGCGGTAAAATATCTTACGAATCGTTCACTTATGCcgcaccatgcgtctccattgaagATTGAATTTTTGTGTGATAGTTTAATGGGTGTTTACTTCCTTAATTTGAATGGTAATTAAATGTGTCATAAAAAATCTTCCCAACTATTACAACATCACTCAACTGGCGAGAGTAAGGTGcggtgaaatattttatgaatcGTTCACTTATTCAGCACCGTGCGTCTCCATTGCACATATAAATTTTGTGTAATAATTTTGATGCCTTTTCCTTCCTTAATTTGAAGGATATTTAAATGTGTCACAAAAAATCTCACAATCATTACAACATCATTCAACGGGTGAGAGTAACGTgcggtaaaatattttacgaaTCGTACACTTGTGCagcaccatgcgtctccattgaatgtataattttttgtgtgatatttttttactatttacttTCTTAATGTGAACGGTAATTAAATGAATCAAAAAACATTATCCGAACCATTACAACATCATTCTGTTCTGAAGTGAGCAACACGATCTTCTTGAGAGGGAAATATTACCATTGCACAATGCATTCCCTGTGCGATGGATACatcttttctttacaaaactCCATCCTGTTGTTATTGTTCCTGTCGTAATGACGAGAGAGAGTGCTGGTCTTCAaactcaaaaaagaaaaacaaaaatcatcagCTACGTTTCGTTCGCTTAAgcacagtaaaataaaaaaaaaactgaagatgATGAGTGACTGACCGGTCGGGTAGGTTCGAAGATGATTCATTTGACAATCGGTACTTTACGTGACGGGCGTCAACGGGACGATGTTTGTGTCCGCTGAGTGCAACTAGGCCGTTCCCATGATCGGTCCGAATGGTCCTGATCAATTGCTTTTCCACCACCGGCAAAAAAGGTACTGGGTCGGTCAGCAGGGTAGAAACCTGTACCGAAAATCCGTGCGAGCTATGTTTAGACGCACTAATTTTGTAACTGCACCACCGGTTTGAAGTGTTCTGCTGCGCTATCTGAGATTCGGCCCATTGCAAACTACGGACCATCGTAACGGTGCTCTCCTGAGACGTGTGCTATTTTCACTCGTATCTTGCGTAGGGATCTTAGGGTTTTAGTGTTTTCGACTAAGCGGACCTTGcgtaaaaatgattttaagaTGTAAGATTTTAAAAGAAGATACAGaaaggaattttattttcatttgtattATTATATTGGATACTTGGAACTGTAAAAGAAGGTTAGAGAACGATACAAAAGTCGACTTTGAATCGACTTAATCGACTTAATCGAATGTGTTTTTCAtttagccttaggaaatttccaagtttttagatttttttaattttattatttctattcttttttttatttaaagcattatttgagtgaaaaaaaacttatttcaacgaattggcattaaaataaatcaatttaattttttttgctaaattacccaaaaaaaagttaaggctatagccttaagaaattttcaagttttttaagatttttttaaatttttgttgttttttattattatttttatttaaagtattatttgaatgaaaaaaaaacttatttcaatcaactcacattaaaataaatcaatttataaaattttgcaaaatttctcaaaaaagcgaaggttatagccttagaaaattttcaggttttaatttttttaatttttttttcttatttaaatgtTGTTAATGTTGTTAATGTAAACAACAAACTGTATTCAaggtttgaaaaaatatatctgACGGTTGGGTTTTGTGCACGTTACCCaacttattaaaaataaatcatcaaatCCACCACCATGGAAAGGAGCCATGTTTCGCACTGTTTGCTTAGTGGTAACGATTTCCTGCTTCGATTGTTGATTGATGCGAGCGGTGAGCAAATAAAAGTGCGACTATCGACTCGTATGCCAATCATTTCTAcccaaacaacagcaacgccAGACCGACGTGTCTAAAAACCGCTCGATCGGTGGTCTTTTTGGTGGATCTTCTAGTGATAGGActaaatttagtttttttccctctccgaATCTAAACCCATCAAACCGGTGGCAATACGATAAACAAACGATTCAATTCGGAAACTAGAGAACGGTATTTCATGTTCCCCTCCCCGTGTAACCACCGTTCCTGTCGTACCCATTCATTCGCACATCTCAATGGGAGATAGaacgttagtttttttagtaTGTTTATTGCCACAggcatgttgtttttttcttgtttttctttcctattggTAGCTTACCCGACCACAAATAGGTTGGGgttaaaaagtaaataaacacGCGAACGCAAGATTCCCATGGTTTATCGCCATCGACAGGCCCAATTTCGCGAGATCTTGTTCCGGATAAACGATGCGTTACACGGCGTGCTTGATACCGTCGGAAGTAAGCCACCGGTTGCATGAGGTGGATGTCCTTGCGAACCTGCGAGGGAAATCCGTTTCCTTTCACCCGCAGAAACACCCGTTTCAAGCTTGTACCCTGGAAGTTGGGTGGCAATCTGCATCGGGGGCAAGGCAAACCATAGTACAAAAACATgtaatgatttaattaaacacgTATAAGCGCTCACACTGAAGTACTCGGGCGATTGTCAAGGATTTTTCGCTTGAAAGTGAGCGGTGATGTGATGACAGCGAGCGAAGGACAAGGCTATTTTAGAAAACCCTCCGATACTGTTAATCCCCTAAGCAGATTAAACGTCGTTAGAAAATTGGTTCAAGGGTAGCCGCTTACCAAAGTATCCGGAGTTGCAAACGCAACCGAATcgcaatggagacgcatggtcgCTCACTATACTGAACTGGCTGCGCACTGTGGATTACGATCTTACTTTCATCATATTCAAAAGCACTCGCaagtagagcaaaaaaaaggtagaggACCCATTCAATAGGGGTTTCATTTAGTAAGAtcgtttgttattgttgcatTACATTGTAGTACGTTGTTAATTGTTTACATTTACGCATCTTTCGGAACGTAAACAAGCATGAAAGCCATTTTGTACATGTACATCAAATGCTACAAGTGCAAACAAAACTCATCCTTTTAACGTTATTTAAAcaggaaaataatttcaaaaccaTTTGTTTGACGTGACACAGGGCACCTCCTCTGCAATATTTCTAAACGTCTCTGTATGCATGCTTccatttcttttatgtttgtgtgtgtgtgtgttttatttgtggaCTGTCCATTTGAACTGTCCATTAATGAGCCCTCTTaccacaaaaaaccaaatcctATCACGCGTGACGTTCCATACACTAATGACCGATGAAAACCGATCTCACTTCACATCGGCGACTTAAAGAGATTAGGTTCGTTATTTATCTTCCGGGAAGCACAAAACAACCACCGTCAATTTTACGCTGACGGATTGATTCACCAAAATGCGGAGGATTGATCTTTCCTGCCCAGCTCGTTTTTGAATGTAAGCGTGCTGTTGAAGGGCGGTTGACAGGAGAAGGATTAAAGATGCGGTGCCTGTACTAcgcaatggagacgcatggttaCTCATGAATGACAGAAGCttaagaagcgaaaaaaaataacgaaagagAAGTGAGTACGCTTCACATATTGCTTCTCGTAGCATCTAGCACAAGCTGTGGACATTGTTGCGTCAGTaagaaaatgagcaaaaataagcaataaaacatgtgaaagatagaaaaaagcacgcagctaaaaaaaagaaaaactttggaTTTTCCCATCGTTGTGCGTGACGTGCTGGTTTTGTCGCACATATACTCAGATGAAGTAATGAAATGACGTTCGTACGACGGTAGTATCTTTCAGTTTCTGTTAAAGTTTTCCGGTGTCAGTCGCACGCGCTATTGCAGAAAGGAAGGTGATCGTGAGTGTTGAAGGATTTCACAGTGCGAAAAGAATTTTACCGGAAAAGACATACTTCCAATAATAGTGAATGATTGggcagagcaaaaaaagaaaaacactgaAAAGAAGTACATTTAGTTAGAAAGTTGAAAAGAAGTTTTGGTGTTGTGAAAACCCAACACAATCGACAATGTTTAGCTTCTTCAAACGTTCAAAGTcacagaaaggaaaacaaaaacacgacaAACTGCAACTGCCGCCGGAATCGAACCGACAAATCGGGGAGGAGCGTGACCACGAGGGGTGTTCGGTAAAAACTGCTACCGAAGACGTGCGGCCGCCCGCCGAGCCGTGTGCGAAGGTTGCGTCTGATGCGTACGCAAGCGCAAATGTGTTGCAGACGGGTTGCGTCCAACCCGGTGGTAACCGTACGCCAAGAAGTCATGCTGGCGACGAGGAAAACCAACCTAAAAATAGCTCGATTCAACCACCAATACCAGCATCCGTGCTGCTGACGATGGGAAGCGGAATTTTGGCACCCTTGGTTTCACGGGAAGGAACCGTGGGGCAACGACAATTGTTGCCCTCCGGGTGGCCGAATGGACGGGGGGAGCGGATGGAGCCGGGGTATGAAAACCTTTCGCGCGCACCAACGGGCACGATCAGCATCGATGTCAGTTCGAGTGGTCCTACGTACCAGAACGGTTCGGACGCGAACGATCCGACCGACGATCAGCAGCGAAACGAATCCGCCCAGCAGGCGATCGCCGGACGTTACGACGCTAGTCGCGAATCTTCGAGCAGCCCGATCGATGATAGTACGGGCCGGGCACGGGAAACGCAGCCCAACGCGACCAGTTCGAATCCGTACGCGCCACCGAGTGAAAGTGCAATGGCGAAAGGGAAAAATCGACGCCGTTatcagcaaccgcagcagcaacagcagcaacaacatcaacaacacatCAAACCACAGCATCAGCATGCGCTCAAGCTGTCCCTGCCGAAAGATGATTCCAGCGGAGGTCAGGATACGTCCCAAGGCAAGACACACCTGTCAAACCGTACCAACACGATCAGCATCGTTACCGTCGAACCGACAGCGGTACCGATCAAGGTTATAGAGACGATCGCGGAGCGGCGACAGGGAAGTGGGGAAGTTGGACCGAACCTACCGAACAGTGACGTCACCATAGCCGATGGTGACAAACCAACCCGAACAGTCGAatctctagccaagacacacacCAATGACGGTGTAAGCGTGGCGCTAGTATCGCCGAACGCATGCGCACCGGATGCGACAACCGGCACGAACACTACTACACTACCTAACGGTGACAACGTCAGCGCGGTACAGCAGTTATTAAATATCAAAAATGTTTCGCCCACTACCGAGAGCGATCGTCACACACACCACGATCGGGAGCAACCGTCTGCCGGGATACAGTGTACAACCGCACCGGTTGTGCCGGTGTGTGTCGATCGTGCCCTGAGTCCGTCGGAATCGACGATCCTGTCCGCCAGTAGTACACCGGTCGCGAACCGCAACATATCGAAGGCGACGGATGCCGCCAGCAGCGAGCAAACAGTAGCGCTAGTGTCAGAGCAAACTTGTACCATCCAGGAAATGGGCCAACAGCCAAGCCGTGCCGGTACCGAACAACGAACCCAACCGATAGGGAGGTCCAAGTCGACGTCACCACCATTGCCGCCACCGCGCAACCAACGATCCGCTTCCGTGCTTCCGGTGCTTGATCTAGAGTCGGCAGCACATCGCGGTGGTACGACAACCGTCGTCATCGTGCAGGATGCTGCTGGGGACGATACTAGCGACGATCGGGATGTCTTCTACGAGGCAAAGGAAACACTCTCACCGGTACTGTCCGGTACGGGTCGGCCGGTTGCTGAAGATAGCCGACGAACCGACAGTACCGGAACGCCGGAACCGATCCGAGCTAGTCTGGTGCTTAAGCTCACCGAACCGGACATCCGGAACCAATGTCAGCGGGAAAGTCCGCAAAAGAAGCAGGTCAGCTTCAAGCTAACGCAGAACGGTAGTGACGATGTGGAGGTGACCAGTGTCGACAGTAGTGACGTGGACAGTGACAGTGAGGAACGACCAGAACAGGTGATGCGGAGTGCATCACCATCAGACACACGCTCATACAGTGGCAATCGTACTGCATTTAGTGAGAGTAATAACAGCAACCCCGTGTCACCGTACGGTGTCTGTGCGTATGGCGATGAATCGGGCAATAATTATATCAAGTTTCAATACGATCACAGTGCGTCGGAAGAAGCGAAACCGGAGAAACTCACCACCGGTGTCGATGCCTCGGATGGTGAGTCGGAGAAGGTGCAACACCTGCAGGACGGTGGGCAGCAGGGTGTTCTGATCGAGGACAGTGTTGCCAGCCTGCCGGATGTGGTGCAGCCGTCCAATATTGAACCGCTCGGGTTCTCTACCGTTCTACCACCGACCTCCTTCAGCACCGTTGAGAAGATCAACAGTGAAATGTAAATATCCTTCCATTGTAattccttgtgttttttttcgatgtgtttggtttattttttttttaagattaatgtaaaattgtgGCGTTTTTATCCTGACACACGTCGGTGTGATGCACGATCGTTAAACATAATGGCGCACAAACAGATCAGTGTTCCAATGACGCGATTCTAACAGAATTCACCAAgaagtaaatatttatcacaATGTGTCGCGAGTGAATTGCAAATTTCGGAGACCGTAGGCCATCTgtaaagaattgttttttttgttcgccccGTTCCTTTACTGGCAGCAATTGTTTGCGTTTAGTGCGCGCGTACTTTTGCGACGCAGCTGGTTTAACGTATTTGGTTCATAGGGTATATCCCACAGATGGTGGGTGCCTTGCTGGGTATAGTCAGTcaccgtgtttttttctttttaacttTGCATCAGTTGGACAGCGTGAGATTaagaaattgattaatttacaGCACCGGAAGTGACAGAATAAGGCTGTCGGGTCATTGATTgtggaaacaaaatggaaaattagttTTATGGTTGATCCTCAGTAATGAagggaaaatttgcaaaacaaacactacacggaattttcttattttgcattgattttcgttctattttcttctttattgtcTCTTTCAtaactttgtttttaatttgtgttgtttccttttcattccttttcgatacttttgtttttatcgttcgtttcattttttatatcttttgttcctttcattattttcgtttctatcttattcttcttccttttcttcatttttctattagttcttttttgtttctttcgttacttttgtaaattttaattcttttagttttgtttttatattgaccgtatttgttgcaaaattcaaaacaagtTTCCAACCATTCTGCCCGTCGCTAGTTCCCAGGTGATAAAAACAGTAACGAAAATTGTTTATATCTCCGTTTTGTACTTTTCTCACACTTTTTGTACAATGTGGCGAAaaccagaaaaacaaaaatctgacTTATTTCCGGCACATTGCTTCTTGTTCGATTGACGTCAGTTGAAGCGTGGGACCCTTTCTATCAGCACATTCATACTGTTCCGAGCGGGATGTCTGCTGTGCACTTTCAGGCCAGCTGTCGATCCTCGGCAAATGAGTCATAACGCTTAATTAGTAACACGATCGAGCTACTCCCAATTATTACTAAAAAACCCCAATTCATTACAACATACGAAAGCATATCCATTATAGCATATCCATAAAAACTCTTAGTGTGCAGCTATAATTAATCATaacaaaatgtacaacatatctAGCGCACTAATTGAAGAGGGTGCTTGTTTTAAAGAACTCATAACCTACAAAATGGTGTTTACTTACCAGCGCACTGTGACCTATTTATCGAAATGCGCAGAAAATAAACCGTTGATGCATTTCTGACACGCTTCCATCACCTACAAAAACCCCGTTCTTTGTACTGAAGCTGTTTCGATGGAAGTGGTCGAccgataaaaattaaaatgttaaacccCCCATTTTACAAGTAGTTACGGTGATCACTTCCTGCAGCTGAAAGGGACCCAAATCACATCATCCACCGTACCGTAGGCCTTCGGCGAACTTTGAAGAGTCGGACACTAAAAATAACCCGACCCTACCTTCAGCTGGTTCATAAGTGGATCGCAAGGTAAGCGAACGTACGCAGTGTGTAAGCTCACTTTGAAACAACTTCTTCCTGAGTTTATAAGTGACAGCACTTAAGAAAGAATCTGGcggtatttttttgtactacCATCGGATACTAACCAGGCGACACGGTGCCGTCAAACTGTCTACCAAAGTaaggatcatcatcatcattggctAGCTCCTCAACCTGCACTTAACGGGGGTGTTATCCGAGCCGATATCCTCGAACGCTAGTGAATGAAATGGTGAATGAAATTTatcgaaatattttaatcgaCACGGTTGTAAAGAGGATGGTGTTGTACGAGAGTATGTAAAAGTGAAAGATGAGCTGTTGCTTTTGTTGATACAGTCGGCACATAATTTCACCACGCTGAGCGTGtatcgatttattttcatttggcAAACATTCCTGTACATGATCCGCAGTCGGTGATCAATCACAGTCGGTGAGATCAAACAAGCGCGCGTGAAGTTGATTTAATACTTCGATAGGAATTGATGTTTTAAGTAAGAGTTCTATCTTTACTATATGTAATGTTTACTAACAGTACAACATTCTTCGTTTCTATCACTATTTTAGGAAGGATCTGGTCAATCAGGAATCCCGGTACAGCGCCAAACTTGAGGAAGCCGAAAAGCGGGTCAAGGAAGCGAACGTTAAGGTCTACGAACTGCAGCAGAAGCTCGATGCTGTCGAGCGAGATGCGCTGCTCAAGGAGTACAACGTGGAGCGTAAGTTTTGagataaaaaatgttacactATACAAAAACCATTGAGACATTCACCTGACAGCAGTTTGAAAACCGTGGAGAAATGGCCgacaaattcaaattgatgaGCAAACGCGTGCGATGATGCTGTCACgcataaatatataaaagtcGTGGGAAGCGTGGGAAGATGTACGAACTATATtctccacatacacacaaaaatgtaCAACTGTCGCTACGGCTAACCATAAACCCGAGACAGATGTCAAACGTGTCCCGCTATTTACTTAGGCTCGGAATCGGAAGACGGAAATTGTTTGGGATATACCATTTACCGAACGATACGTTACGCTTGGTCGTGTTTATTGACCAAGACCTCTCCAacaacaacgcaaaaaaaaacaacattcagaTCTATTAAAGCGGTTGAATGATTTTACTAGCCGATCGCGCGTCATCACACCCAGAGTTGGTGCGACGGCGAACACACCGAAGCGTGGATGCGTTATTTTCGAATGCGCATGATGCCGCTTTTCCGACGCTAAATGATGGACGACAGGACAGACAAAGACGAACAACATTATCACCGAAAGAGCTGCCACACATTGCTATTTTGGGGCGAAATAAACACAGCCACACGAGTGAGAAGGTACACCGCCAGAAGAACCACTAACAAAGACTTCCTGCTGACCTTGTGGGGTTGGAAAAGATTCTCGTAAggggttttttccctcttcttgCTACTGGTAGTTCTTCCACTAAATTAAGGATGACAGACAAGAACGAATGAAGGTGGGAATGGAACACTATTAGCGGATCGTTGTCAACGGTACAGGTTCATGACCCGTACAGTTCTGATTGGATTCCCacagaagaaaatttacatgTACAGCTGCAGAGTTTTAGCGTCGTGGTTTAGATCACTGCCAAATTGATGTTGATCTTCAATAGTTGATCAAACGCGCAGAAAGTAATTACTACCAAAACGTAGTATTGTTGGAATTGCTATTCTCCTGATCGTCACAAGTCACAAAAACCTGAGGAACTTTGTACAACTCACAAAGTAGCCTAAGAAAttattgaattgaaaaaaatcagtaGCGTGTCATATATCAGTAGGCCTAGACACAATTGTTTCGCCTTAACTATTCACCATCAAGGATGGGTTCCAGCAATTCTAAAgctattaaaaatttcactaAAGAAGGTATTCTTATTAAATCTTCGCCAAGCAGAAGTATCTCACATCTCTTTCTCCTTTTCCTTCACAAACCAGGTTTGCAGGCGGAATTGGTTGCCGCCCTGAAGGAATGCGATGGAATACGGGCACGGCTAACGACGCAACAGACCGAGATGGAAACGATAAGACTGAAGGCCTCCGATCGGGAGGATGAACTAAATCTCAAGTATCAAAATTTGGAAATAGAACATTTGGAGCTAACCGAAAAGCTGGCGGAGGTACGTAAGCTAGCGCACGACCTAAACAGCCAGCTGATCGATGCCAAATCCGAGGTGGACCGGCTAAAGGAGGAACGCCAGAAGCTGCTGGACGAGCGCACCGAGGAGCAGAAGGTAATGCGCGAAGCGCTCGAGGAATCGGTACGCGAGCGGGCCCAGGTGGAGGCGAAATGGCGGCAAAGCTTCGAACAGTTGCGCGACGTGAACAATGCGCGCGAGGAAGATCTGATGAAGGACTGTGAGTTTACGATTCGCAACATGCAGAAAACGTGCAAGGAAAAGATGGAAACGGTCGAGAAGGAGCGTAAACATGCGCTGGAACAGGTGAGCCGGCTGGAGGAGTTGACCCGCAAACGAACGGACGAGGTGCGCCACTTGAAGACGTACGAAGCGGAGGTGGAACAGCTGCGTGGACTTACCTACGATCAGAAGGAGTCACTCGTCAGCATGACGCGACAGGTGGAAAGTTTGAAAGCGGAGCTGGAAACGGCATACAATAAGCTGGAAGAGGAGATGGTTAAGGTGCAGCAGATTAAGAACCGGTGTGAATAGTAAGTAGCATGAAGGAAGCTATCACCGCGGTAGTAAAACGGCCTCATTTCCATTCCAGTCAACTGTGTGAAAAGGAGCGAGAAGCACTGAATCGGATAGAGATTGCGCGGGGCGAAATAGCGATGCAATGGGAAGATCGGCTACTGCACGAGATGAACCGGCTGAAGGTGGAGCTGGAACAAACGCACATGGAGGAACGTACCTCTGCCATCGAGAAGCTTCGACGCGAAGCACTGGCAGAAACGGAAGCCATGAGCCATCGGTTTAACGAGCGTGAAAAGCAACTCAAAACTGAGGTAAATGAATGTGGAGCACATACATGGGCACCTGCTTAAGATCTTCGTCTAAACTTGATCTTTCTGAAACCTTTCACTAGATCGAATCACTGAAAGCGAAGCTAGAGCAGCAGAAGAAGTCAATGGCGAATGCACAATCTGATGCTGACCAAAAGCTACTCCAGTCTCGTATGTACGTAGAACGTGCCGAGCGAGAACATGAGCGTAAACTGGCTAAGGAAATATCCGCGAAGGATGAAATTATTGGTAGGTTAAGACAACAGTTTCGTTATGCCTCTACTTTCTCCACTTTGAATATCGCTTATACTT
The DNA window shown above is from Anopheles funestus chromosome 3RL, idAnoFuneDA-416_04, whole genome shotgun sequence and carries:
- the LOC125767312 gene encoding uncharacterized protein LOC125767312 isoform X1, with protein sequence MFSFFKRSKSQKGKQKHDKLQLPPESNRQIGEERDHEGCSVKTATEDVRPPAEPCAKVASDAYASANVLQTGCVQPGGNRTPRSHAGDEENQPKNSSIQPPIPASVLLTMGSGILAPLVSREGTVGQRQLLPSGWPNGRGERMEPGYENLSRAPTGTISIDVSSSGPTYQNGSDANDPTDDQQRNESAQQAIAGRYDASRESSSSPIDDSTGRARETQPNATSSNPYAPPSESAMAKGKNRRRYQQPQQQQQQQHQQHIKPQHQHALKLSLPKDDSSGGQDTSQGKTHLSNRTNTISIVTVEPTAVPIKVIETIAERRQGSGEVGPNLPNSDVTIADGDKPTRTVESLAKTHTNDGVSVALVSPNACAPDATTGTNTTTLPNGDNVSAVQQLLNIKNVSPTTESDRHTHHDREQPSAGIQCTTAPVVPVCVDRALSPSESTILSASSTPVANRNISKATDAASSEQTVALVSEQTCTIQEMGQQPSRAGTEQRTQPIGRSKSTSPPLPPPRNQRSASVLPVLDLESAAHRGGTTTVVIVQDAAGDDTSDDRDVFYEAKETLSPVLSGTGRPVAEDSRRTDSTGTPEPIRASLVLKLTEPDIRNQCQRESPQKKQVSFKLTQNGSDDVEVTSVDSSDVDSDSEERPEQVMRSASPSDTRSYSGNRTAFSESNNSNPVSPYGVCAYGDESGNNYIKFQYDHSASEEAKPEKLTTGVDASDGESEKVQHLQDGGQQGVLIEDSVASLPDVVQPSNIEPLGFSTVLPPTSFSTVEKINSEMKDLVNQESRYSAKLEEAEKRVKEANVKVYELQQKLDAVERDALLKEYNVERLQAELVAALKECDGIRARLTTQQTEMETIRLKASDREDELNLKYQNLEIEHLELTEKLAEVRKLAHDLNSQLIDAKSEVDRLKEERQKLLDERTEEQKVMREALEESVRERAQVEAKWRQSFEQLRDVNNAREEDLMKDCEFTIRNMQKTCKEKMETVEKERKHALEQVSRLEELTRKRTDEVRHLKTYEAEVEQLRGLTYDQKESLVSMTRQVESLKAELETAYNKLEEEMVKVQQIKNRCEYQLCEKEREALNRIEIARGEIAMQWEDRLLHEMNRLKVELEQTHMEERTSAIEKLRREALAETEAMSHRFNEREKQLKTEIESLKAKLEQQKKSMANAQSDADQKLLQSRMYVERAEREHERKLAKEISAKDEIIETLKLQFEQSKKELEEHFSDRIQQVQEEFAREISDTTELMKTAHKKELETQWKALIAEKEEALHQMDGRNRNRLEDAENKIRELTTSHRRQLKDLQEEHSFVAQSLESRDTKNAQEIQTLHKKCRCLTSLFEEMRLRYERRESRMEDLQQIEELKIVIESQERDLRQLTETLREMQMQQMQHDQHPPQTPRRSKPNRGRQQKQQPNPQQQTGNKQQQQQQLQTNKHQQKKGRPQISPIQPEQNDQTPVVEEHREDDEIEYADPSSDVPEVVIVPSSQVIPPPMVHRTQCEVIYEENEADILREEEEAAQMVEQEESVEPTVEQSNVESVEEITEEEEQEGMVTVVDVPESAIQTEDRVIHSTTPTIIEEMDIDDAEQVCVQMPEGMSNEFVKSITVVSIENVTEPNVQRPRASSTPRIVITDGVEKDSTGQNLESTVVEISEDASPVAIELPPVFAKPYPATTDTATESVGDSAQMGPSAPEVSVAHLPEGSTAEGQPVD